A portion of the Paenibacillus sp. PvR098 genome contains these proteins:
- a CDS encoding prepilin peptidase encodes MMSLWLAGLLLSVAFVTDITKHKIPNWLTLAGTGGGIIYHLTADSWNGLLFAGLGFLSGFVPMVALYALRAVAAGDVKLFAALGSLVGAIHVLYVMSASLLIAGCIAVFILLWRSDGLQRLKNTAVTLLRVVVFRDLTPLVWVSVPSDRLRFPFMWAVAPGAAYTFILW; translated from the coding sequence ATGATGTCGCTGTGGTTAGCTGGCTTACTACTGTCGGTTGCTTTTGTAACGGATATCACAAAGCATAAAATTCCGAATTGGCTTACACTTGCAGGAACCGGGGGAGGGATCATTTACCATCTGACTGCCGACAGTTGGAACGGCTTGTTGTTTGCCGGCTTAGGATTTCTATCGGGTTTTGTTCCGATGGTGGCATTATATGCTTTGCGTGCCGTAGCAGCAGGCGATGTAAAGCTGTTCGCCGCATTGGGGTCGCTGGTTGGCGCGATCCATGTACTCTATGTCATGTCGGCTTCCCTCCTGATAGCGGGATGTATCGCCGTTTTCATTTTATTATGGCGCAGCGACGGGCTGCAAAGGCTAAAGAATACGGCCGTGACTCTGCTGCGCGTCGTTGTTTTTCGTGATCTGACGCCTCTTGTTTGGGTTTCGGTTCCGAGTGATCGTCTGCGATTTCCATTCATGTGGGCTGTAGCGCCAGGGGCGGCATACACCTTTATTTTATGGTGA
- a CDS encoding pilus assembly protein, protein MRFMKDQQGSIVLEAALTLPFFIAFVTLLTAFIRLSLTEMALQSAVSESAKVIAANMYPVEQLYREGQSQWSNSQASVWIGNVVAQADTARQKVLDAEVFVERYERWIPEPLVDLVEWEQQRREQLEAMGSLAAANARESLERQLAKAATPIIASFAETDRLETEKLLVTQLTFPDLDNHEEAYVTIEAQYEYTFAVPFFKKTILLRKQALERAWVGGGA, encoded by the coding sequence ATGCGTTTCATGAAAGATCAGCAGGGAAGCATCGTGCTGGAAGCGGCGTTGACGCTTCCTTTCTTTATCGCCTTCGTGACTCTTCTCACAGCGTTCATTCGGTTGTCTCTTACGGAGATGGCGCTGCAGTCAGCCGTTTCGGAATCAGCAAAGGTCATTGCGGCGAACATGTATCCCGTGGAGCAATTGTACAGGGAAGGACAATCTCAGTGGTCTAACAGCCAAGCCAGTGTCTGGATTGGCAATGTTGTGGCGCAAGCGGATACGGCGAGACAAAAGGTTTTGGATGCAGAAGTTTTCGTAGAACGTTATGAGCGATGGATTCCGGAGCCGCTTGTCGACTTAGTTGAGTGGGAGCAGCAGCGAAGGGAACAGCTCGAGGCGATGGGGAGTTTAGCCGCGGCTAATGCAAGGGAATCACTTGAGCGCCAATTGGCGAAAGCGGCTACGCCTATCATAGCTTCTTTCGCGGAGACGGATAGGCTTGAGACGGAGAAGCTGCTGGTAACTCAGCTTACGTTTCCTGATTTGGATAACCATGAGGAGGCCTATGTGACCATCGAGGCACAGTATGAGTATACATTTGCGGTTCCGTTTTTCAAAAAAACGATCCTGCTGCGAAAACAAGCGCTCGAGCGCGCATGGGTGGGAGGGGGAGCATGA